The following proteins are co-located in the Aurantiacibacter atlanticus genome:
- the gpmA gene encoding 2,3-diphosphoglycerate-dependent phosphoglycerate mutase — translation MPTLILVRHGQSEWNLANRFTGWWDVDVTEKGVEEARAAGRLLKGKGVMPTLAFTSVQKRAIVTLHLALEECERLWIPEVKDWRLNERHYGGLTGLNKQETRDKHGDEQVHIWRRSFDVPPPPLEKGSTFDLSDDPRYAGIDVPDTESLKLTIERVLPYWESTILPELEKGETVIISAHGNSLRALVKHLSNISDDEITGLEIPTGQPIIYQFDDAMKPGERYYLKDS, via the coding sequence GTGCCCACCCTGATCCTTGTCCGCCATGGCCAGAGCGAATGGAATCTCGCCAATCGTTTCACTGGTTGGTGGGATGTCGACGTCACTGAAAAAGGCGTGGAGGAAGCGCGGGCGGCCGGTCGCCTGCTGAAAGGAAAAGGTGTGATGCCCACGCTCGCCTTCACCAGCGTCCAGAAACGCGCGATCGTGACGCTGCATCTTGCATTGGAAGAATGTGAGCGGCTGTGGATTCCGGAAGTGAAGGACTGGCGCCTGAATGAACGTCATTATGGCGGTCTGACCGGGCTCAACAAGCAGGAAACACGTGACAAACACGGGGATGAGCAAGTGCATATCTGGCGGCGCAGTTTCGACGTGCCCCCGCCGCCATTGGAAAAGGGCAGCACTTTCGATCTGTCAGACGATCCACGTTATGCCGGGATCGACGTGCCCGACACCGAAAGCCTCAAGCTCACTATCGAACGCGTGCTCCCTTATTGGGAAAGCACCATATTGCCCGAATTGGAAAAGGGCGAAACGGTCATCATTTCCGCTCATGGCAACAGCCTGCGCGCGTTGGTGAAGCATCTGTCCAATATCTCGGACGACGAAATCACCGGATTGGAAATTCCCACCGGCCAGCCGATCATTTACCAGTTCGATGACGCGATGAAGCCGGGCGAACGCTATTATCTGAAGGATTCCTGA
- a CDS encoding DUF2391 family protein: protein MIAVTPWSHPIHLDDETVKAGTMEVRDIAQGFAGALFISLPLLFTMEMWQIARTIPDVVLLGFLVVSLIFNRLFLQFAGFRCKEWQRSRWWDALVTMGIGAVASTVTLYMAGVINTDIDTHLAIKTIALETVPTSMGAAVAVNQLGGGDSGSDDSGMSRDLGVIVGTVLGAFLFSFNIAPTMETRVIVQMQNWWQTGATFVLSIGVSYLMVSVAQFSERDMSKRKVINAAWLEALVSYLFAFFISMMLLWVFQYSTPMDPLEVWLPQTIVLAYVTTLGGAAGRLIL, encoded by the coding sequence GTGATCGCCGTTACACCGTGGAGCCACCCGATTCACCTTGATGATGAAACGGTCAAGGCCGGCACGATGGAGGTGCGCGATATAGCGCAAGGCTTTGCTGGCGCCCTGTTCATTTCGCTGCCGCTGCTCTTCACAATGGAAATGTGGCAGATTGCGCGGACCATCCCCGATGTGGTCTTGCTGGGCTTTCTGGTAGTTTCCCTTATTTTCAATCGGCTGTTTCTGCAATTTGCCGGGTTCCGCTGTAAGGAATGGCAGCGATCCCGCTGGTGGGATGCGCTGGTCACCATGGGTATCGGCGCAGTTGCCAGCACCGTAACCCTGTATATGGCCGGGGTCATCAACACGGATATCGATACGCATCTGGCGATCAAGACTATCGCACTTGAAACCGTCCCGACAAGTATGGGTGCAGCAGTCGCCGTGAATCAGCTTGGCGGAGGCGATAGCGGATCGGACGACAGCGGCATGTCGCGTGATCTCGGTGTTATTGTCGGCACGGTTCTGGGCGCATTCTTGTTCTCCTTCAACATCGCGCCAACGATGGAGACACGGGTAATCGTCCAGATGCAGAATTGGTGGCAGACTGGCGCGACCTTCGTGCTTTCAATTGGCGTCTCTTACCTGATGGTGAGCGTCGCCCAATTTTCAGAGCGCGATATGTCGAAGAGAAAAGTCATCAATGCGGCGTGGCTGGAGGCGCTAGTCTCCTATCTTTTTGCATTTTTTATCAGTATGATGCTGTTATGGGTCTTCCAATATAGTACGCCGATGGACCCGCTTGAGGTGTGGCTGCCGCAAACGATTGTCCTTGCTTACGTCACCACATTGGGCGGCGCGGCCGGAAGGCTGATCCTATGA
- a CDS encoding dihydrofolate reductase, with the protein MARSVLFIVARATNGIIARNGAVPWAMSEDLKRFKRLTMGKPMIMGRKTFESLPGVLPGRPHIVLTRGKGWSAPGAQVAHTAEEAMAMAGDGEVAVIGGAEIFDLLWDFGTIFELTEVFEDTAGDVTMPHPGEDESWHEIARESRAAENGFPPYDFVTFERRK; encoded by the coding sequence ATGGCACGCAGCGTCCTTTTCATCGTCGCGCGGGCGACCAACGGCATCATTGCCCGTAATGGCGCGGTTCCCTGGGCGATGAGCGAGGATCTCAAACGGTTCAAGCGGCTGACCATGGGCAAGCCCATGATCATGGGTCGCAAGACATTTGAAAGCCTGCCCGGTGTGCTGCCCGGTCGCCCCCATATCGTGCTGACCCGGGGAAAGGGCTGGAGTGCCCCCGGCGCACAGGTGGCGCACACGGCTGAGGAGGCCATGGCGATGGCAGGCGATGGCGAAGTGGCAGTCATCGGCGGGGCTGAAATCTTTGATTTGCTATGGGACTTCGGCACAATCTTTGAATTGACCGAAGTGTTCGAGGATACCGCTGGCGACGTCACCATGCCCCATCCCGGAGAAGATGAAAGCTGGCACGAAATTGCACGTGAGAGCCGCGCCGCCGAAAACGGATTCCCCCCGTATGATTTCGTTACGTTCGAGCGGCGCAAATGA
- a CDS encoding bifunctional riboflavin kinase/FAD synthetase — MRLGHRDHIPESLRGGVIALGNFDGFHLGHQRVVAEAVEWARSMNRPAIVATFDPHPVRHFAPHVPPFRLTGLDQREELFRQAGADAMLVFNFDDDLAAMSAHGFIHDLLGIHIGAAGVVTGEDFTFGKGRGGNIHVLQEVGAGCGIETRAIGPVGEGGQTVSSSRIRDALKAGDCDIATRLLTRAFTVRGTVIHGDKRGRDLGYPTANIAMGAYLRPRFGIYAVTGRVVSSGQMLQGAANLGVRPSFDPPVELLEPYFFDFDGDLYAEELDIAFHHFLRPEARFDDMGALIAQMERDCEEARNLLGAAS; from the coding sequence ATGAGGCTGGGCCACCGCGATCATATCCCGGAAAGCCTGCGTGGCGGTGTTATCGCCCTCGGCAATTTCGACGGTTTCCACCTCGGCCACCAGCGCGTTGTCGCAGAGGCGGTGGAGTGGGCGCGCTCCATGAACCGGCCCGCCATCGTCGCCACGTTCGATCCGCATCCGGTGCGCCATTTCGCCCCGCATGTTCCCCCCTTCCGCCTCACCGGCCTTGACCAGCGTGAGGAATTGTTCAGGCAGGCAGGGGCGGACGCGATGCTGGTCTTTAATTTCGACGATGATCTGGCTGCAATGAGCGCGCACGGCTTTATCCATGATCTGCTCGGCATCCATATAGGCGCGGCAGGCGTGGTGACGGGAGAAGATTTCACTTTCGGCAAGGGCCGCGGCGGCAATATTCATGTACTGCAGGAAGTTGGCGCTGGTTGCGGCATCGAAACGCGCGCCATCGGCCCCGTCGGTGAGGGTGGCCAGACCGTGTCTTCCAGCCGCATTCGTGATGCGTTGAAGGCAGGCGATTGCGATATTGCCACGCGGCTGCTCACCCGCGCGTTCACAGTGCGCGGCACTGTAATACATGGCGACAAGCGAGGCCGCGATCTTGGCTATCCCACCGCCAATATTGCCATGGGTGCGTATCTGCGTCCGCGATTCGGCATTTATGCCGTAACGGGGCGTGTGGTTTCCAGCGGACAAATGTTGCAAGGCGCGGCCAATCTGGGCGTGCGGCCCAGTTTTGATCCGCCTGTAGAACTGCTCGAACCCTATTTCTTCGACTTTGACGGAGACCTTTACGCAGAGGAGTTGGACATAGCCTTTCATCACTTCCTGCGGCCCGAAGCCAGGTTTGATGATATGGGCGCGCTCATCGCGCAGATGGAACGCGATTGCGAAGAGGCGCGCAACCTCCTAGGTGCCGCCTCCTGA
- the purE gene encoding 5-(carboxyamino)imidazole ribonucleotide mutase, with product MGTDVAIVMGSQSDWPTMQCAAQVLDDLGVSHDARIVSAHRTPDRLHDFGKSAADEGFKVIIAGAGGAAHLPGMIAALTHLPVLGVPVKSKALNGLDSLLSIVQMPAGVPTGTLAIGEAGATNAGLLAASILALADHGLTARLKEWRAAQTDRVARQPTD from the coding sequence ATGGGCACAGATGTCGCAATCGTAATGGGCAGCCAGTCGGACTGGCCGACCATGCAGTGCGCTGCGCAAGTGCTGGATGACCTTGGTGTATCACATGATGCGCGCATTGTTTCGGCCCATCGGACACCGGACAGGCTGCATGATTTCGGCAAAAGCGCAGCGGATGAAGGCTTCAAGGTCATCATCGCAGGCGCTGGCGGGGCTGCTCATTTGCCCGGAATGATCGCCGCATTGACTCACCTGCCCGTGCTTGGCGTGCCAGTGAAAAGCAAAGCGCTCAACGGTCTCGATAGCTTGCTTTCAATCGTGCAGATGCCTGCCGGCGTGCCCACCGGCACATTGGCCATCGGTGAGGCAGGCGCAACCAATGCGGGCCTGCTTGCCGCCTCAATCCTGGCACTGGCCGATCATGGCCTGACAGCGCGACTGAAGGAATGGCGCGCGGCACAAACTGACAGGGTGGCCAGGCAGCCAACCGATTAG
- a CDS encoding GNAT family N-acetyltransferase has translation MAQTDIEITDETTHGAYRAKVDGSDRPAELTWRARGSARIAEHTFTPPEARGKGIAAQLVEALIADARQKDFTIVPQCSYVAAQFRKHPEWSELRAEIES, from the coding sequence ATGGCGCAGACCGATATAGAAATTACCGACGAAACGACCCACGGCGCCTATCGCGCAAAGGTGGACGGAAGCGACAGGCCGGCAGAATTGACCTGGCGGGCGCGTGGTTCGGCCCGCATTGCCGAACATACATTCACCCCGCCCGAGGCGCGCGGAAAGGGCATCGCAGCCCAGCTGGTGGAAGCTCTTATTGCCGATGCGCGCCAAAAGGATTTTACCATCGTCCCGCAATGTTCCTATGTCGCGGCACAATTCCGCAAGCATCCCGAGTGGAGTGAATTGCGCGCCGAAATAGAAAGCTGA
- a CDS encoding PH domain-containing protein gives MDEEPLTKLDPHYTTVMRLEGMLTTLPFVIGALVFSRMELVPGWAVGVPVLILALVLIGLLPMKRYRSRGYHMADDRLRVVKGVLFHSDSVVPFSRVQHLDVEQGPLERMFGIARLILHTAGTHNASVILPGLAHADAVTMREEIRAHVKRESL, from the coding sequence ATGGATGAAGAACCCCTGACCAAGCTCGATCCGCATTATACCACTGTCATGCGGTTAGAAGGCATGCTGACCACGCTGCCATTTGTCATCGGCGCATTGGTGTTTTCGAGAATGGAGCTGGTGCCCGGCTGGGCCGTGGGCGTGCCGGTGCTGATCCTTGCGCTGGTGTTGATCGGCCTGTTGCCGATGAAGCGTTATCGTTCGCGCGGCTATCACATGGCGGATGACAGGCTGCGGGTGGTAAAAGGTGTGCTCTTCCATTCCGACAGCGTCGTGCCGTTCAGCCGCGTGCAGCATCTGGATGTTGAGCAGGGCCCGCTGGAACGAATGTTCGGCATAGCCCGTCTTATCCTCCACACTGCGGGGACGCATAATGCATCGGTCATACTGCCCGGTCTGGCCCATGCCGATGCGGTGACCATGCGCGAGGAAATTCGCGCCCATGTAAAACGCGAATCGCTGTGA
- a CDS encoding DUF1989 domain-containing protein produces MTTTIEPRSGTAFKLGKGQFLEVVDPQGQQVSDLLAFNAHDTAEVISNGRTFDYADTIYLTTGHVLYSNRSNRLLEIVRDDVGTHDFLLTPCSQDTFRLLYDELEPHQGCFGNLAGVLAPFGITEDEIPCAFNCFMNVPVDGKTGKFSVEAPLSKAGDTIVFKAMMDVIIGLTACSAPKSNNGSFKPIDYIIHDHLDDVA; encoded by the coding sequence ATGACTACGACCATCGAACCGCGCAGCGGCACCGCCTTCAAACTTGGCAAGGGCCAATTCCTCGAAGTTGTTGACCCGCAGGGCCAACAAGTATCCGACTTGCTGGCGTTCAATGCCCATGACACAGCGGAAGTCATCAGCAATGGCCGCACTTTCGATTATGCTGACACCATCTATCTCACAACCGGGCACGTCCTTTATTCAAACCGCTCGAACCGACTCTTGGAGATAGTGCGGGACGATGTAGGCACGCATGATTTCCTGCTTACGCCATGCAGCCAGGATACCTTCCGCCTGCTTTATGATGAGCTGGAGCCGCATCAGGGTTGCTTTGGAAACCTTGCAGGCGTGCTTGCCCCGTTCGGCATTACCGAAGACGAGATCCCCTGCGCCTTCAACTGCTTCATGAATGTGCCCGTTGACGGTAAAACCGGCAAATTCAGCGTAGAGGCTCCGCTAAGCAAAGCCGGCGATACCATCGTGTTCAAAGCCATGATGGATGTCATCATCGGCCTCACAGCCTGCTCTGCCCCCAAATCGAACAATGGGTCTTTCAAGCCGATCGACTATATCATCCATGATCATCTGGATGATGTTGCGTAA
- a CDS encoding 5-(carboxyamino)imidazole ribonucleotide synthase, whose translation MLASGATIGILGGGQLGRMLAMAAAQLGFRCHVYCPEDKSVAAQVCDGFTQGRWDDRDALAQFANVCDVITYEFENVPVEPLAVIPQGMLAPGTRALEVAQDRVREKRFVEDVGGHPAPFLSVDHDNELAHAVDRIGRPGILKTRRDGYDGKGQWSIALAEDAQGIRIPASGCVFERMVRFECEFSVILVRGRDGEIRFWESTRNRHAGGVLSHCELPAPAIVSEQLEAARTLARKVAEALDYIGVLTCEFFATADGPVFNEMAPRVHNSGHWTIEGAVTSQFENHIRAIAGLPLGDTACVAPKMVMDNLIGDDALDLARHLSDPAAHVHLYGKVEARAGRKMGHITRIG comes from the coding sequence GTGTTAGCTTCAGGCGCAACGATAGGTATTCTGGGCGGCGGCCAGCTTGGCCGGATGCTGGCGATGGCCGCTGCGCAATTGGGCTTTCGCTGCCATGTCTATTGCCCCGAAGATAAAAGCGTCGCCGCACAGGTTTGCGATGGTTTCACTCAAGGCCGGTGGGACGACAGGGATGCCTTGGCGCAATTTGCCAATGTCTGCGATGTCATTACCTACGAATTTGAAAATGTGCCGGTCGAACCGCTCGCCGTCATTCCACAAGGCATGCTGGCGCCGGGCACGCGTGCCTTGGAAGTGGCGCAGGATCGTGTGCGCGAAAAGCGGTTTGTCGAGGATGTTGGCGGTCACCCAGCACCGTTCCTTTCGGTGGATCATGATAATGAGCTCGCCCATGCGGTGGACCGGATCGGTAGGCCCGGCATCCTCAAAACCCGCCGCGATGGCTATGACGGCAAGGGGCAATGGTCCATCGCGCTAGCCGAAGATGCGCAAGGCATCCGTATTCCCGCGAGCGGTTGCGTGTTTGAACGCATGGTCCGTTTTGAATGCGAATTTTCCGTCATCCTCGTGCGCGGGCGCGACGGCGAAATACGCTTCTGGGAGTCGACCCGCAATCGCCACGCTGGCGGCGTCCTGTCACATTGCGAATTGCCCGCCCCTGCCATTGTGAGTGAACAGTTGGAGGCGGCACGCACCCTTGCCCGCAAGGTGGCAGAGGCGCTGGATTATATTGGCGTTCTGACCTGCGAATTCTTCGCCACTGCCGATGGTCCGGTGTTCAATGAAATGGCGCCCCGCGTCCACAATTCGGGCCATTGGACAATCGAGGGCGCGGTTACCAGCCAGTTCGAAAACCATATCCGCGCCATTGCCGGATTGCCGCTGGGCGACACCGCTTGCGTGGCGCCCAAAATGGTGATGGACAATCTTATCGGCGATGATGCGCTTGATCTTGCTCGCCACCTCTCCGATCCCGCCGCGCATGTCCATCTTTACGGTAAGGTCGAGGCGCGCGCGGGGCGCAAAATGGGCCATATTACGCGGATCGGCTGA
- a CDS encoding threonine aldolase family protein translates to MQFLSDNAAPVHSAVWDAMRAADAADTPYDTDALSRELDARFSSLFERECAAMWVATGTAANCLALASMVEPHGGVICHEEAHIEMDECGAPGFYLHGAKLLPAKGEGAKLTPGDIRQVLSGITRGIHQVPAQAISITQASEYGLVYSAKEIAAIAKLAAQYGLGLHMDGARFANAVASLACAPAQAAGPIDALSFGFVKNGGLGAEAIVVFDPEKAEILRWRRKRAGHLQSKGRFLAAQLLAMLDNDIWLANARAANTAAAMVAVGAGDRLIYPQQVNELFVQMNPAERAALRKQGFSFYDWNDASVRFVTSWATDPDHAAALGKAIAAL, encoded by the coding sequence ATGCAATTCTTGTCAGACAATGCCGCCCCCGTGCACTCCGCTGTCTGGGACGCGATGCGCGCTGCCGATGCAGCCGATACGCCATATGATACCGATGCGCTCAGCCGTGAGCTGGATGCAAGATTTTCATCGCTGTTCGAGCGAGAGTGCGCCGCGATGTGGGTGGCGACAGGAACGGCCGCCAATTGTCTCGCGCTGGCGAGCATGGTGGAGCCGCATGGCGGCGTGATTTGCCATGAAGAAGCCCATATTGAAATGGATGAATGCGGCGCGCCGGGGTTCTACCTTCACGGGGCAAAGCTGCTGCCGGCCAAGGGTGAGGGTGCTAAGCTGACGCCAGGGGATATCCGTCAGGTCCTTTCCGGCATAACCCGCGGCATTCATCAGGTTCCCGCACAGGCAATTTCTATCACCCAAGCGAGCGAATACGGGTTGGTCTATTCTGCAAAAGAGATCGCCGCGATTGCGAAACTTGCTGCCCAATACGGCCTTGGCCTGCATATGGATGGCGCGCGGTTCGCCAATGCGGTCGCGTCTCTCGCTTGCGCGCCCGCGCAGGCTGCCGGTCCAATTGATGCACTCAGTTTCGGCTTTGTGAAGAACGGCGGGCTGGGAGCAGAAGCGATCGTGGTGTTCGATCCTGAAAAGGCGGAGATCCTGCGCTGGCGGCGCAAGCGTGCAGGGCATTTGCAAAGCAAGGGCCGTTTCCTTGCAGCGCAATTGCTGGCCATGCTCGATAACGATATTTGGCTTGCCAATGCGCGCGCGGCCAATACCGCGGCAGCAATGGTGGCAGTGGGTGCGGGTGATCGGTTAATCTATCCTCAGCAGGTGAATGAACTGTTCGTCCAGATGAATCCTGCCGAACGTGCCGCCCTACGCAAACAGGGCTTTTCCTTTTATGATTGGAATGATGCCAGCGTGCGTTTCGTCACCAGCTGGGCAACCGACCCTGACCATGCGGCTGCGCTGGGCAAGGCTATCGCCGCTTTATGA
- a CDS encoding dipeptidase: MRRIAKWGAVLVLVLLAGLWVLGPGIAERSLTQIDGQPLPDISEEARALHARLTIVDLHSDTLMWKRNPLKRSKRGHMDLPRLIEGNVALQVFSSVTKSPAGLNLDRNSADVRDNITLLAFAQLQPPPTWNSLFERSIWHAERMEQASLEAPDALRIVRTPEDVTTILAQRDATGRPIGAMFSVEGLHNLEGQANNLQRLHERGLRMAGLTHFFDNELAGSMHGEDKGGLSAFGRDMVAEMERIGVIVDIAHCSHQCVDEVLAMARRPIISSHGGVQATCPTNRNLTDNEIRGVAATGGVIGVGYFEGAVCDTSPSAIAAAIRHIAQLVGTDYIALGSDFDGAVTTRFDTSGLVHITQALLDDGFDEADIAKIMGLNALRVIRAGIAPMSDERGSV; this comes from the coding sequence ATGCGCCGGATCGCCAAATGGGGCGCAGTGCTGGTGCTGGTGCTGCTCGCCGGATTATGGGTTCTTGGCCCCGGCATTGCCGAACGCAGCCTGACGCAGATAGACGGCCAGCCATTGCCGGACATCAGCGAGGAAGCGCGCGCGCTGCATGCCCGCCTCACCATCGTGGATTTGCATTCCGATACGCTGATGTGGAAGCGTAATCCGCTTAAGCGCAGCAAGCGCGGCCATATGGATTTACCGCGCCTGATCGAGGGCAATGTCGCGCTCCAGGTCTTTTCCAGCGTGACCAAATCACCAGCGGGATTGAATCTAGACCGCAATTCAGCTGACGTGCGCGACAACATCACCTTGCTCGCCTTTGCCCAATTGCAGCCGCCTCCGACGTGGAATTCGCTCTTCGAACGCTCGATATGGCATGCTGAGCGGATGGAACAGGCGAGTCTGGAAGCCCCCGATGCGCTGCGGATCGTCCGCACGCCGGAAGATGTGACAACAATTCTGGCCCAGCGCGATGCCACGGGCCGTCCGATCGGCGCGATGTTTTCCGTTGAAGGGCTGCACAATCTTGAAGGGCAGGCCAATAATCTGCAGCGCCTGCACGAAAGGGGTCTGCGCATGGCGGGCCTTACCCATTTTTTCGACAATGAACTTGCCGGATCGATGCATGGTGAGGACAAGGGCGGGCTAAGCGCCTTTGGGCGCGACATGGTGGCGGAGATGGAGAGGATCGGCGTGATCGTGGATATCGCCCATTGCAGCCATCAATGCGTGGACGAGGTGCTGGCGATGGCGCGCCGTCCCATTATCTCCAGCCACGGCGGCGTGCAGGCCACTTGCCCCACCAATCGCAATCTTACCGATAATGAGATTCGCGGCGTGGCAGCCACTGGCGGGGTGATCGGCGTAGGCTATTTCGAGGGCGCTGTGTGCGATACATCGCCTTCGGCCATCGCTGCCGCAATTCGCCATATCGCGCAACTTGTGGGCACCGATTACATCGCGCTGGGTAGCGATTTTGATGGTGCGGTGACGACGCGGTTCGATACATCAGGGCTGGTACACATCACACAGGCGCTTCTGGACGATGGCTTTGACGAAGCCGACATCGCCAAGATCATGGGATTGAATGCATTGCGCGTCATCCGCGCTGGTATCGCGCCGATGTCTGACGAACGTGGTAGCGTATGA
- the gntA gene encoding guanitoxin biosynthesis heme-dependent pre-guanitoxin N-hydroxylase GntA has translation MGQGIKKLIAAPEPSLSASDKHASAITLAEQFRAFIKASNYPCVGAKSALSKNQMTAYIGSDLESSWDDVALANQLVSFAHAYKKSRPLFITFAAFFPKTRAMSENEFEAALWERIASLQAKDKWFGQQYDEAVSPDPTSPKFSLSFGGQSFFIVGMHPAASRPARQFDVPVLIFNLHDQFERLREDGRYEKMRSTIIDRDVDLAGSVNPMLSRHGEMSEARQYAGRIVGPDWVCPWPGREDEANET, from the coding sequence TTGGGTCAAGGTATAAAGAAGCTGATTGCAGCGCCTGAACCTTCGCTTTCGGCTTCGGACAAACATGCGAGCGCTATCACTCTGGCCGAGCAATTTCGCGCCTTCATCAAGGCTTCGAACTATCCCTGCGTCGGCGCGAAAAGCGCTTTGTCCAAAAACCAGATGACAGCCTATATCGGCTCTGATCTGGAATCGTCATGGGATGATGTGGCGCTGGCAAACCAGCTCGTGTCCTTTGCGCATGCGTATAAGAAAAGTCGGCCACTGTTCATCACCTTTGCGGCATTCTTCCCGAAGACGCGGGCAATGTCGGAAAATGAATTCGAGGCCGCACTATGGGAACGCATCGCATCACTGCAGGCGAAGGATAAATGGTTTGGACAACAATATGACGAGGCGGTCAGTCCTGATCCGACTTCCCCCAAATTCTCCCTGAGTTTTGGCGGGCAATCCTTCTTCATTGTCGGCATGCACCCCGCAGCATCGCGGCCTGCGCGCCAGTTCGATGTGCCAGTGCTGATTTTCAATTTGCACGATCAGTTCGAACGCCTCCGCGAAGATGGGCGCTATGAAAAAATGCGCTCGACTATCATTGACCGTGACGTTGACCTTGCCGGATCAGTCAATCCCATGCTCTCGCGCCATGGCGAAATGTCCGAAGCGCGGCAATATGCGGGTAGAATTGTGGGGCCGGACTGGGTCTGTCCATGGCCGGGCCGCGAGGATGAGGCAAATGAAACCTAA
- a CDS encoding PH domain-containing protein gives MSESAQMIEGSGSSAEAISEWRRVNPLTVAVQGVRTLASAIIPAAFLLYSAASGSDNKGLALVVPYAIPILLAIIALNLLPAWLGWYRLRYRIGTSDVRLEQGIISRSARSVPYDRIQDVSLEQKLIPRLLGLVQVKFETGAGGKEELTLAYVSEDEGERLRETVRALVEGAEDVSAAPARVGDDNMDLPPMAAGIGESQLLFSMGQRRLFTYGLFSFSLVIFAVLIGAAQQFEFLLPFDVWDYAETWIRDERYAGAGSYVGGLGAGARILGILYLLVSIIAVGLASGVVKTFLRDWEFRLERTAKGFRRRRGLLTKTDVVMPVHRVQALILSTGWLRRRFGWHGLSFISLAQDAGKANHDVAPFARMDEIAPIAKEAGFSLPDETEEWRRPSPDYYWDKALITAFIPAVSAATAISLGYILPGIAAALLGGVLVLRALYLWRYDRHALGPQQVLSRRGWLAPHTKIASRVKLHSVEIAQGPLARWRGYCDLRFGMAGGRFAFNGLTLEDAHKLRSAALESIAAVDFAKLPK, from the coding sequence GTGAGCGAATCGGCACAGATGATCGAAGGCAGCGGATCGTCGGCTGAAGCGATCAGTGAATGGCGCCGAGTAAACCCGCTGACAGTGGCGGTGCAGGGCGTTCGCACGCTGGCATCTGCCATCATTCCCGCTGCATTCCTGCTCTACAGCGCGGCAAGCGGCAGCGACAACAAGGGCCTTGCGCTTGTTGTGCCCTACGCAATTCCAATCCTGCTGGCGATAATTGCGCTCAATCTGCTGCCCGCATGGCTTGGCTGGTATCGCCTGCGCTATCGCATCGGGACGAGCGACGTGCGGCTGGAACAAGGCATCATCAGCCGTTCTGCCCGCTCTGTCCCCTATGATCGGATTCAGGACGTCAGCCTTGAACAGAAACTGATCCCGCGCCTGCTGGGCCTGGTGCAGGTGAAGTTTGAAACGGGTGCAGGTGGCAAGGAAGAACTGACACTCGCCTATGTATCCGAGGATGAAGGGGAAAGATTGCGCGAAACCGTTCGCGCGCTGGTCGAAGGTGCGGAAGATGTATCCGCCGCGCCCGCACGGGTGGGCGATGATAATATGGATTTGCCCCCGATGGCTGCGGGCATTGGGGAAAGCCAGCTGCTTTTCTCCATGGGGCAGCGCCGCCTGTTCACCTATGGCCTGTTCAGCTTCTCGCTGGTGATTTTTGCAGTGCTTATCGGTGCCGCCCAGCAATTCGAATTCCTGTTGCCATTCGATGTCTGGGACTATGCCGAAACCTGGATAAGGGACGAACGATACGCCGGAGCGGGCAGCTATGTCGGTGGTCTTGGTGCAGGTGCGCGTATTCTCGGCATATTGTATTTGCTCGTGTCGATTATCGCGGTTGGCCTTGCCAGCGGGGTGGTGAAAACCTTCTTGCGGGATTGGGAGTTCCGGCTGGAGCGCACCGCCAAGGGCTTTCGTCGCCGTCGGGGCCTGCTGACCAAGACAGATGTCGTAATGCCGGTTCACCGCGTGCAGGCTCTTATCCTTTCAACCGGCTGGCTGCGCCGCCGTTTTGGCTGGCACGGCCTGTCTTTCATCAGCCTTGCGCAGGATGCCGGCAAGGCCAATCACGATGTCGCGCCCTTTGCCAGAATGGATGAGATTGCGCCCATTGCGAAGGAAGCAGGCTTTTCCCTGCCGGATGAGACGGAAGAATGGCGCAGGCCAAGCCCCGATTATTATTGGGACAAGGCGCTGATCACCGCATTTATTCCCGCCGTCAGCGCGGCGACCGCCATATCGCTGGGTTACATCCTTCCCGGCATTGCGGCTGCCCTACTGGGCGGCGTGCTGGTGTTGCGGGCACTTTACCTATGGCGTTATGATCGCCACGCACTTGGTCCGCAGCAAGTCCTCTCACGGCGCGGCTGGCTGGCACCGCACACCAAGATCGCCAGCAGGGTAAAGCTGCACTCCGTGGAAATCGCGCAAGGGCCGCTGGCGCGCTGGCGCGGCTATTGCGATCTTAGGTTTGGCATGGCGGGTGGCCGCTTTGCCTTTAATGGCCTGACATTGGAAGATGCGCATAAATTACGCTCTGCAGCGCTCGAATCCATTGCCGCGGTCGATTTTGCGAAATTGCCCAAATAG